The following coding sequences are from one Granulicella aggregans window:
- a CDS encoding efflux RND transporter periplasmic adaptor subunit — translation MKTSSIPLRLYLAAIVMVTATTGCDSHDSVASSPPALKAPAPQAIHATELAKAPYRTTGPLVAEQQSDVAAQRDGRIASISVALGDRVRRGQELAALDDRALRSSVESQTAKLESLRAQVREWESEEKMDSADLRRADQMRAAKILSEEGWEHVKYKLDEVTSEVARYRADEAAAAAELKTAKLQLEQCHVLAPFAGVVGRQSLRLAQEVKQGDVLFWITAEAPLRILFTVPESEMASYPTGAPLNLTSPGYPTLHQPARVLRVSPVVDPASDSVQVVGALIHPSPLLKPGMSMQINPEGHPAQ, via the coding sequence GTGAAGACTTCATCGATACCTCTTCGACTCTACCTCGCAGCCATCGTCATGGTCACGGCCACCACGGGCTGCGACTCCCATGACTCCGTCGCATCATCCCCTCCCGCGCTGAAAGCACCGGCGCCTCAGGCCATTCACGCAACCGAACTCGCGAAGGCTCCGTACAGAACCACCGGCCCCCTCGTCGCCGAACAGCAATCCGACGTAGCCGCCCAGCGCGATGGACGCATCGCAAGCATCTCCGTAGCCCTCGGAGACCGCGTTAGACGCGGCCAGGAACTCGCCGCCCTCGACGACCGCGCCCTGCGCTCCTCCGTGGAATCGCAGACCGCTAAACTCGAATCCCTCCGCGCGCAAGTACGCGAATGGGAGTCCGAAGAGAAGATGGACTCTGCTGACCTCCGCCGTGCCGACCAGATGCGCGCTGCCAAGATCCTCAGCGAAGAAGGCTGGGAGCACGTGAAGTACAAGCTCGACGAGGTCACCTCCGAGGTCGCCCGTTATCGCGCCGATGAAGCCGCAGCAGCCGCCGAACTGAAGACGGCGAAATTGCAACTCGAACAGTGCCATGTTCTCGCGCCCTTCGCTGGCGTCGTCGGCCGCCAGTCGCTGCGTCTTGCGCAAGAGGTGAAGCAGGGTGACGTCCTCTTCTGGATCACCGCCGAAGCTCCCCTGCGCATCCTCTTCACTGTGCCCGAATCAGAGATGGCATCCTACCCAACCGGCGCACCTCTCAACCTCACCAGCCCCGGCTACCCCACTCTCCATCAGCCCGCGCGAGTCCTCCGCGTAAGCCCGGTCGTCGATCCCGCCAGCGACAGCGTGCAGGTCGTCGGCGCTCTCATCCATCCTTCCCCGCTCCTGAAACCCGGCATGTCGATGCAGATCAATCCGGAAGGCCACCCCGCGCAATGA
- a CDS encoding HlyD family efflux transporter periplasmic adaptor subunit — translation MNLSEALDAALPEIPRARLTRVRPPRLDPDLIVKEDLLDGEEVVGVFQRSKGHYFQFPPIQWQLFQLFDGLRSYEEIAALFEEQTGAQLSTEDVRQLAQNMDQSEFWYQSPQERNIALNEKLTAQRTRRAKRKSTLNIVHISFSAWDPNRYLTLLDNKIGGFVYSRWCFYSVIALFLFEAVVFTAKWSVIGPDIPLFYNFTKKSFLDLVQFWVLFLILGFFHESAHGLTCKHYGGEVHKMGLMLIYLSPAFYVDVTESWISANRIQRLATIIAGIWVEMIFCGFAMIVWTNTQPGQWLHDFSYEIILITGIAVIVVNLNPLIKLDGYYFLTELIGIADLKERSTALLSGWVQSRLLGLPVDLPVVARKRVPFFMIYAFASGLYSYLLLFAVIRFTYNIGFNWFAEFAVIPAGALAFAVFRSRIKSFWGVMTRLWKQHSGTASQRPIMSLAVAILLLCILFAPILRDHEDAYFVIEPSRSAKLHASAAGVVQTIAVHEGEQVHAGEALLTLRSNSTESLRSAAEAQASAARFDAYNAQVSRHASMPSAARETAFRSEKIAEEAQSSLTVHTPIDGIVTTEDPEALAGRNIGSGEELLAIADGNGRIARLFVPSAALDRIVPNAEVSLDLPGQFRRLRLQLPALEGDALTLPPGLIASQNYKGIKLPTFYVARLPVPETYGSLPLGLSGKALVLGQRRSLVARAWTVGMNLLRAHIW, via the coding sequence ATGAACCTCAGCGAGGCACTCGACGCGGCACTTCCGGAGATCCCTCGGGCTCGCCTGACCCGCGTCCGTCCTCCACGCCTCGACCCCGACCTGATCGTCAAGGAAGACCTCCTCGATGGCGAAGAAGTCGTCGGTGTCTTCCAGCGAAGCAAGGGCCACTACTTCCAGTTTCCGCCCATCCAATGGCAGCTCTTCCAGCTCTTCGATGGCCTTCGCAGCTATGAAGAGATTGCCGCGCTCTTCGAAGAACAGACCGGCGCCCAGCTCTCCACGGAGGACGTACGACAGCTCGCCCAGAACATGGATCAATCGGAGTTCTGGTATCAGAGCCCACAGGAGCGGAACATCGCCCTGAACGAAAAGCTGACCGCGCAGCGCACCCGGCGAGCAAAACGCAAATCGACCCTCAACATCGTGCACATCAGCTTCAGCGCATGGGACCCCAATCGCTATCTCACGCTCCTTGACAACAAGATAGGCGGCTTCGTTTACAGTCGCTGGTGCTTCTACTCCGTCATCGCTCTGTTCCTCTTCGAGGCCGTCGTCTTCACGGCAAAGTGGAGCGTCATCGGCCCCGACATTCCTCTCTTCTACAACTTCACCAAGAAGAGCTTCCTCGATCTCGTGCAGTTTTGGGTTCTCTTCCTCATCCTCGGTTTCTTCCACGAGTCCGCCCACGGCCTTACCTGCAAACACTATGGCGGCGAGGTACACAAGATGGGCCTCATGCTGATCTATCTCTCTCCTGCCTTCTATGTCGATGTGACCGAAAGCTGGATCTCCGCCAACCGGATTCAGCGCCTCGCGACCATCATCGCCGGCATCTGGGTCGAGATGATCTTCTGCGGCTTCGCCATGATCGTCTGGACCAACACGCAGCCGGGCCAGTGGTTGCACGACTTCAGCTACGAGATCATTCTGATCACTGGCATCGCGGTCATCGTCGTCAACCTTAATCCCCTGATCAAGCTCGATGGCTACTACTTCCTCACCGAACTGATCGGGATTGCAGACCTCAAAGAGCGGTCCACCGCCCTGCTCTCAGGCTGGGTGCAGAGCAGGCTCCTCGGACTTCCAGTAGACCTGCCCGTCGTCGCACGTAAGCGTGTTCCCTTCTTCATGATCTATGCCTTCGCCTCAGGCCTCTACAGCTACCTGCTCCTCTTCGCCGTCATCCGCTTCACCTACAACATCGGCTTCAACTGGTTCGCGGAGTTCGCGGTCATCCCCGCCGGGGCCCTCGCGTTCGCCGTCTTTCGCTCCCGCATCAAATCGTTCTGGGGAGTGATGACCCGCCTCTGGAAGCAGCACTCTGGCACAGCATCGCAGAGACCGATCATGTCCCTGGCAGTGGCGATTCTGTTGCTCTGCATCCTCTTCGCCCCCATCCTCCGCGACCACGAAGATGCCTACTTCGTCATTGAGCCATCGCGAAGCGCGAAGCTTCATGCCTCCGCTGCAGGGGTCGTGCAGACCATAGCCGTACACGAGGGAGAGCAGGTCCACGCCGGAGAGGCGCTGCTGACCCTGCGAAGCAACAGCACGGAATCTTTACGCTCAGCGGCAGAGGCACAAGCCAGCGCGGCGCGATTCGATGCCTACAACGCGCAGGTGTCCCGACATGCCTCGATGCCGTCCGCCGCTCGCGAGACCGCGTTCCGTTCCGAGAAGATCGCCGAAGAGGCGCAGTCGTCGCTGACCGTTCACACTCCCATCGATGGCATCGTGACAACCGAAGATCCAGAAGCGCTGGCTGGCCGCAACATCGGCTCCGGCGAAGAGTTGCTGGCGATTGCGGATGGCAACGGCAGGATTGCGCGACTCTTCGTGCCTTCCGCGGCACTGGATCGGATCGTGCCGAATGCGGAGGTCTCACTCGACCTGCCGGGGCAATTCCGCAGGCTCCGCCTTCAACTGCCGGCTTTGGAAGGCGACGCGTTGACCCTGCCGCCCGGTCTCATCGCCTCTCAGAACTATAAAGGCATCAAGCTCCCGACCTTCTACGTCGCCCGCCTGCCAGTCCCCGAAACCTATGGCAGCCTTCCTTTGGGTCTCTCAGGGAAGGCACTGGTCCTGGGTCAGCGGCGAAGCCTCGTAGCCCGAGCATGGACGGTCGGCATGAACCTGCTACGCGCCCATATCTGGTAG
- a CDS encoding sigma-54 interaction domain-containing protein, with protein sequence MAQRIVSLSRVSPRLAEPILPTVCVVAADENFRAELIPELSPWFEVESRATYRDVARWTREMGASALILDIDTDGEEPHGGLAVLNELRRSDEGIVLISISRSRTRAVEKLAHESGANAHFRSPVDLAELRLTVIEAVRESAEELTRREHQAQAIESSRFQDFIGASDAMRLVYDSIQQVADSNINVLVRGESGTGKELVARALVALSSRATKPYIRLNCAALPENLIESELFGSEKGAYTGATESRPGQIELADKGTLFLDEIATLTLPLQTKLLRVLEDHQVQRLGGRTQKKIDFRLICATNEPLEEMARTGKFREDLYYRIHVVPIQLPPLRERDGDIALLCDHFLQIHCGANGLPLKHLAAEALQVLEEHTWPGNVRELENLIQRLVLTVRGQEIKAENLPPGLLAHSVAVQEQILLPEGGTDFDEEIVRLEMALLSAALNRAGGSKAGAARLLGLDGQRIKYLCRKYSL encoded by the coding sequence ATGGCCCAACGGATTGTCTCTTTATCGCGCGTCTCGCCACGGCTTGCCGAACCGATCCTTCCCACGGTGTGCGTGGTTGCGGCGGATGAAAACTTCCGTGCCGAGCTTATTCCTGAGTTGTCGCCGTGGTTCGAGGTTGAGAGTCGCGCGACGTATCGCGATGTGGCTCGATGGACGCGGGAGATGGGCGCTTCGGCATTGATCCTCGATATCGATACGGACGGGGAGGAGCCGCATGGCGGGCTCGCTGTGCTGAATGAGCTGCGCCGTTCGGATGAGGGGATTGTGCTGATCTCGATCAGTCGATCGAGGACGCGAGCCGTTGAGAAGCTTGCGCACGAGTCTGGGGCGAACGCGCACTTCCGCAGCCCGGTTGATCTTGCTGAACTCCGCCTGACGGTGATCGAGGCTGTACGCGAGAGTGCGGAAGAGTTGACCCGCAGGGAACATCAGGCTCAGGCGATCGAGAGCAGCCGGTTTCAGGACTTCATCGGTGCGAGCGACGCGATGCGGCTTGTCTACGACTCGATCCAGCAGGTGGCCGATAGCAATATCAATGTCCTGGTTCGTGGAGAGAGCGGAACGGGGAAGGAACTGGTGGCGCGAGCGCTGGTTGCATTGAGCAGCAGGGCTACGAAGCCGTATATTCGGCTGAACTGCGCGGCGCTGCCTGAGAACCTGATTGAGTCGGAGCTGTTCGGGAGCGAGAAGGGCGCATACACGGGAGCTACGGAGTCTCGACCGGGGCAGATCGAGCTGGCCGATAAAGGCACGCTCTTTCTCGACGAGATTGCGACGCTGACGCTCCCGCTACAGACGAAGCTGCTGCGCGTGCTGGAAGACCATCAGGTGCAGCGGCTTGGTGGACGGACGCAGAAGAAGATTGATTTCCGTTTGATCTGCGCGACCAACGAGCCGCTTGAAGAGATGGCGAGGACGGGAAAGTTTCGCGAGGACCTCTACTACCGGATTCACGTTGTGCCGATCCAGCTTCCTCCGCTTCGGGAGCGCGACGGCGATATTGCGCTGCTCTGCGACCACTTCCTGCAGATCCACTGCGGAGCGAATGGCCTGCCGTTGAAGCATCTGGCGGCCGAGGCGTTGCAGGTTCTTGAAGAGCATACCTGGCCGGGCAATGTGCGGGAGTTGGAGAATCTGATTCAGCGGCTTGTGTTGACGGTGCGTGGGCAGGAGATCAAAGCGGAGAACCTGCCGCCGGGCCTGCTTGCTCACAGCGTTGCGGTGCAGGAGCAGATTCTGCTGCCTGAGGGCGGGACGGACTTCGACGAGGAGATCGTCCGGCTGGAGATGGCGCTGCTGTCTGCTGCGTTGAATCGGGCGGGCGGCAGTAAGGCTGGCGCGGCTCGGCTGCTGGGGCTTGATGGACAAAGGATCAAGTATCTTTGCCGCAAGTATTCTCTGTAG
- the araA gene encoding L-arabinose isomerase: MKVSKNLEIWFVTGSQHLYGAEAISQVRSHSVEIVESIDAQTSIPVKVVFKSVATTPDEIRVLCREASNAPQCIGLIFWMHTFSPAKMWIAGLSLLTKPFLHLHTQYNEALPWSTIDMDFMNLNQAAHGDREFGFITARMRLARKVVVGHWQDPETIAGIAAWSRAAIGWHESQNLKVVRFGDNMRDVAVTDGDKVEAQAKLGFSVDGYGVGDLVARMNQFSDAEVAKLVEEYREAYSIAAVHDRPESLKVAAKIELGLRAFLVEGGFGAFTDTFQDLWGLDQLPGIASQRLMADGYGFAGEGDWKTAALVRIMKVMAEGMPGGTSFMEDYTYDFSGTPKVLGSHMLEICPSIAADKPSLEVHPLGIGGKADPVRLVFTSPSGPAIVASLVDIGNRFRMIVNEIDVIQPEQALPKLPVARSVWLPKPNLKVAAAAWIYAGGAHHTGFSQSLTTEHIQDFVEIAGIELVTIDADTKLTQFRRELNWNEVAFGR, encoded by the coding sequence ATGAAAGTTTCGAAGAACCTTGAGATCTGGTTTGTAACCGGCAGCCAGCACCTCTATGGAGCCGAGGCGATTTCCCAGGTCCGCTCCCATTCGGTGGAGATCGTCGAGTCGATCGACGCGCAGACCTCGATCCCTGTAAAAGTGGTTTTCAAATCGGTGGCGACGACTCCGGACGAGATTCGTGTGCTCTGCCGCGAGGCCAGCAACGCGCCGCAGTGCATCGGGCTGATCTTCTGGATGCACACGTTCTCTCCGGCGAAGATGTGGATCGCAGGGCTGAGCCTGCTGACCAAGCCGTTCCTGCATCTGCACACGCAGTACAACGAGGCGCTGCCGTGGTCGACGATCGATATGGACTTTATGAACCTGAACCAGGCTGCGCACGGCGACCGCGAGTTCGGCTTCATTACGGCGCGGATGCGGCTGGCACGGAAGGTTGTGGTCGGGCATTGGCAGGATCCCGAGACGATTGCCGGCATCGCCGCGTGGTCGCGGGCTGCGATTGGCTGGCATGAGTCGCAGAACCTGAAGGTGGTGCGATTCGGCGACAACATGCGCGATGTCGCGGTGACCGACGGCGACAAGGTCGAGGCACAGGCGAAGTTGGGATTCAGCGTGGATGGATACGGCGTTGGCGACCTCGTAGCAAGGATGAACCAGTTTTCGGATGCCGAAGTTGCGAAGCTGGTGGAGGAGTATCGCGAGGCTTATTCGATTGCGGCGGTGCATGATCGTCCGGAGTCGTTGAAGGTTGCCGCCAAGATTGAGCTTGGCCTGCGGGCGTTCCTTGTGGAAGGTGGCTTTGGGGCGTTTACCGATACCTTCCAGGATCTTTGGGGATTGGACCAACTGCCGGGAATTGCTTCGCAGCGGTTGATGGCCGATGGCTACGGGTTCGCCGGTGAAGGGGACTGGAAGACGGCGGCGCTGGTAAGAATCATGAAGGTGATGGCAGAGGGCATGCCGGGTGGGACCTCTTTTATGGAGGACTACACGTATGACTTCAGCGGGACACCGAAGGTGCTGGGGTCACACATGCTGGAGATCTGCCCATCGATCGCGGCGGACAAGCCTTCGCTTGAGGTTCATCCGCTGGGTATCGGCGGCAAGGCCGACCCTGTACGGCTGGTCTTCACCTCGCCAAGCGGGCCTGCGATCGTGGCTTCGCTGGTTGATATAGGGAACCGCTTCCGCATGATCGTGAATGAGATTGACGTGATTCAGCCGGAGCAGGCTCTGCCGAAGCTGCCGGTGGCGCGTTCGGTGTGGCTGCCAAAGCCGAATCTGAAGGTTGCCGCTGCTGCGTGGATCTATGCCGGAGGAGCGCACCACACTGGCTTCAGCCAGTCGCTGACGACGGAGCATATACAAGACTTCGTCGAGATAGCGGGGATCGAGCTGGTGACGATCGACGCGGATACGAAGCTGACACAGTTCCGGCGTGAGCTGAACTGGAATGAAGTCGCGTTCGGAAGATAG
- a CDS encoding alpha-L-arabinofuranosidase C-terminal domain-containing protein yields the protein MQTGFASSSRRRRGLLGASALVVAALFLNSPLSHAQAKAPTADPAQLKIDTAKIVSPVSPMLYGMMTEEINHAFDGGLYAELLQNRTFRRSWMGIDHWDLVRNGNAAAEMTFDEHSGPSKALPHSMKIQVTSASEGAEAGVSTAGYWGIPVKPHTTYKGSFFAKADSDGPITAKLVNDKSGASVGEAKVDLKSGDWVRYEFTITTGQLTASTANHFVLTVAHPGTIWLQAASLMPPTYHNTPNGNRIDLMEKMADLHPKFLRLPGGNYLEGDRLEDWYNWKETIGPIVDRPGHQAPWTYYSSDGLGLLEFLEWCEDLKIEPVLAVYAGYALGGKHIEAGKNMEPFVQAALDEIEYVTGDTSTKWGAERAKDGHPAPFPLHYIEIGNEDWLDKSGSYDSRYPQFAHAIRKAYPQYKLIATTPVKTDHPEEQPDVIDDHYYKPPAEMMDFVHHYDNAPRNGPKIFVGEWASMSGSPTPNFGSALGDAAWMTSMERNSDLIILSAYAPLLVNVNPGGMQWSPDLIGYDGLESYGSPSYYAQSLFAGHLGDGTPESSISGAQERFFYSATVGSSDHILHLKLVNASTVDQPLTLDIAGIKASGEATVISLHAASFEATNSMSDPKQIVPHTATRQVGSAPWKHTVPALTIQIVDIPLHS from the coding sequence ATGCAAACAGGCTTCGCAAGCTCATCCCGCAGACGCCGCGGCCTTCTCGGCGCCTCTGCTCTCGTGGTCGCCGCCCTCTTTCTCAACAGCCCCCTCTCGCACGCTCAAGCCAAGGCTCCGACAGCCGATCCGGCACAACTGAAGATCGACACTGCAAAGATTGTCAGCCCCGTCAGCCCGATGCTCTACGGCATGATGACTGAGGAGATCAACCACGCCTTCGACGGCGGCCTCTACGCCGAGCTCCTGCAGAACCGCACCTTCCGGCGCAGTTGGATGGGCATCGACCACTGGGACCTGGTCCGCAACGGAAACGCCGCCGCCGAGATGACCTTCGACGAGCACTCCGGCCCCAGCAAAGCTCTGCCCCACAGCATGAAGATCCAGGTCACCTCCGCGTCCGAAGGCGCCGAAGCGGGCGTCAGCACCGCCGGCTACTGGGGGATCCCGGTCAAGCCTCACACCACCTATAAGGGATCGTTCTTTGCGAAGGCTGACAGTGACGGCCCGATCACCGCAAAGCTGGTCAATGACAAGTCCGGCGCATCCGTTGGGGAGGCGAAGGTTGATCTGAAGTCCGGCGACTGGGTGCGCTACGAGTTCACCATCACGACCGGCCAGCTTACCGCCTCGACCGCGAACCACTTCGTTCTCACCGTTGCTCATCCCGGAACCATCTGGCTCCAGGCAGCGTCCCTGATGCCTCCGACCTATCACAACACGCCCAACGGCAATCGCATCGACCTGATGGAGAAGATGGCCGACCTTCACCCGAAGTTCCTCCGCCTCCCCGGCGGCAACTACCTCGAAGGCGACCGCCTTGAAGATTGGTACAACTGGAAAGAGACCATCGGCCCGATCGTCGACCGCCCCGGCCATCAGGCCCCGTGGACCTACTACTCCAGCGACGGGCTAGGTTTGCTTGAGTTCCTCGAGTGGTGCGAAGACCTTAAGATCGAGCCGGTCCTCGCCGTCTACGCGGGATACGCTCTCGGCGGAAAGCACATCGAAGCGGGCAAGAACATGGAGCCCTTCGTTCAGGCGGCGCTCGACGAGATCGAATACGTCACCGGCGACACCTCGACCAAGTGGGGTGCCGAGCGCGCCAAAGACGGCCATCCCGCGCCCTTTCCGCTCCACTACATCGAGATCGGCAACGAAGATTGGCTGGACAAATCCGGCAGCTATGACTCCCGCTATCCGCAGTTCGCCCATGCCATTCGCAAGGCGTATCCGCAGTACAAGCTGATCGCCACCACACCGGTGAAGACGGACCATCCCGAGGAACAGCCCGACGTCATCGACGATCACTACTACAAGCCGCCCGCAGAGATGATGGACTTCGTCCACCACTACGACAATGCGCCGAGAAACGGCCCAAAGATCTTCGTCGGCGAATGGGCCTCCATGTCCGGCTCGCCTACGCCGAACTTCGGATCAGCCCTGGGAGACGCCGCATGGATGACCTCCATGGAACGTAACAGCGACCTCATCATCCTCTCCGCTTACGCTCCGCTGCTGGTCAACGTAAACCCTGGCGGCATGCAATGGTCGCCCGACCTCATCGGCTACGACGGCCTGGAAAGCTATGGTTCGCCAAGCTACTACGCCCAATCCCTCTTTGCCGGCCATCTCGGCGACGGAACGCCTGAGTCTTCGATCTCCGGTGCCCAGGAGCGTTTCTTCTACTCCGCAACCGTCGGTTCGAGCGATCACATTCTGCATCTGAAGCTCGTCAATGCCTCAACGGTTGACCAGCCGTTGACGCTGGACATCGCAGGCATCAAGGCCTCTGGTGAAGCCACAGTCATCTCCTTGCACGCCGCCTCATTCGAGGCGACGAACTCTATGTCCGACCCGAAGCAGATCGTACCGCACACAGCTACCCGGCAGGTGGGGTCCGCCCCATGGAAACACACCGTGCCGGCCCTAACGATCCAGATCGTGGATATTCCTCTCCACTCATAG
- a CDS encoding LacI family DNA-binding transcriptional regulator, which yields MRASSRTANKTAKPKGATPKVDIRDVAALARVSIATVSRTINYIPTVDPALAARVWKAVEELNYFPNTQARALVSGKSKLLGLIVSEITNPFFPELIHEFEQVAIARGYEILIGSTNYEPKTMERCARRMLERKVDGVAIMTFGVEEFVLDRFTAENIPITFIEAGAHRPNSDTLAVDYRAGIHEAVQHLAVLGHRRIGFISGPLSLHSAALRKQAFLDSLKSVGIAVNPDWLIEGNHTLDGGRDAMKKILANPDRPTAIMCSNDLTAIGVQHALFEANLKVPDDFSIIGFDDVHLAEYTIPPLTTVRMSCRELAEGAVKSLLSHIQPVDGRTGSADKSVIQTRLIVRQTTGLPKGALSDLGGGNHPGR from the coding sequence ATGAGGGCATCGTCCAGGACCGCAAACAAAACCGCAAAACCGAAAGGTGCAACGCCAAAGGTAGACATTCGGGATGTTGCGGCTCTCGCACGCGTCTCCATCGCAACCGTCTCGCGGACGATCAACTACATCCCAACGGTAGATCCGGCTCTCGCAGCGCGCGTATGGAAGGCGGTCGAGGAGCTTAACTACTTCCCCAACACCCAGGCGCGAGCCCTCGTCTCCGGCAAGAGCAAGCTGCTCGGCTTGATCGTCTCCGAGATCACCAATCCCTTCTTTCCCGAGCTCATCCATGAGTTCGAGCAGGTCGCGATCGCACGCGGGTACGAGATCCTCATCGGCAGCACCAACTACGAACCGAAGACCATGGAACGCTGCGCACGGCGCATGTTGGAGCGAAAGGTGGACGGCGTCGCCATCATGACCTTCGGCGTCGAAGAGTTCGTCCTCGATCGCTTCACCGCCGAAAACATTCCCATCACCTTCATTGAAGCCGGGGCACATCGTCCCAACAGCGACACCCTCGCCGTCGACTATCGCGCCGGCATCCACGAGGCCGTACAGCACCTCGCAGTTCTGGGCCATCGTAGGATTGGCTTCATCAGCGGCCCGCTCAGCCTCCACTCTGCCGCGCTGCGCAAGCAGGCCTTCCTGGACTCGCTCAAGAGCGTCGGAATCGCAGTGAATCCAGACTGGTTGATTGAGGGCAACCATACGCTCGACGGCGGTCGCGATGCGATGAAGAAGATTCTCGCAAACCCTGACAGGCCGACCGCCATCATGTGCTCGAACGACCTTACCGCCATAGGAGTTCAGCACGCTCTCTTCGAAGCAAACCTGAAGGTGCCCGATGACTTTTCGATCATCGGATTCGACGATGTCCACCTCGCCGAGTACACCATCCCGCCGCTCACCACGGTCCGCATGTCCTGCCGGGAACTGGCGGAGGGGGCAGTAAAAAGCCTCCTATCGCACATACAGCCCGTGGATGGGCGGACGGGCTCTGCCGACAAATCGGTCATCCAGACCCGGCTCATCGTGAGACAGACCACCGGACTCCCAAAGGGAGCCCTCAGCGACCTGGGTGGAGGAAACCACCCAGGTCGCTGA
- a CDS encoding substrate-binding domain-containing protein: protein MKNVGLKLLIVAVSIGSLGFTGCQYHSKKNETYYLVSNNLKLPYWKVLNEGFQKAAAEYDVTARLVGPDNFDPQAELDSFTRAVNSRPSGILISVADANLMRPEINSAIEAGIPVITVDSDAPTSNRLYFIGTNNLSAGHLGGERLVQKLNGKGNVVFYTIKGQPNLEERLKGYKDMLADHPGIKIVDVFDTKGDPAASFDQTEQYAAKSGADKIDAFVCLESSAGKSIAEVLKRKGVTDRAVIAMDVDSDTLNLIKDGSIEATISQKPYTMGYVGLKALDEIHHYLPKPFHNNYSVDSFSPYPVFIDTGTAIVDKVNVDIYAGSAAAVENK from the coding sequence ATGAAGAACGTCGGATTGAAATTACTCATTGTGGCAGTCTCTATCGGGTCACTGGGATTCACCGGGTGCCAATATCATTCCAAGAAAAATGAGACCTACTATCTCGTTTCAAATAATCTGAAGCTGCCTTACTGGAAGGTCCTGAACGAGGGCTTTCAAAAGGCCGCGGCGGAGTATGACGTTACGGCGCGTCTGGTGGGGCCGGACAACTTCGATCCACAGGCGGAGCTTGACTCCTTTACTCGGGCGGTCAACTCCCGGCCCTCGGGGATACTGATCTCGGTTGCGGATGCGAATCTTATGCGGCCCGAGATTAACTCGGCGATCGAGGCGGGGATTCCGGTCATCACGGTTGACTCAGACGCGCCGACCAGCAACAGGTTGTACTTTATCGGGACAAACAATCTCTCCGCAGGCCATCTGGGTGGGGAACGGCTGGTGCAAAAGCTGAACGGGAAAGGGAACGTGGTCTTCTATACCATCAAAGGCCAGCCCAACCTTGAAGAGCGACTGAAGGGCTATAAGGACATGCTGGCCGACCATCCAGGGATCAAGATCGTGGACGTCTTCGACACCAAGGGCGATCCGGCCGCATCCTTTGACCAGACGGAACAGTATGCCGCGAAGAGCGGTGCGGACAAGATCGACGCGTTCGTCTGCCTGGAGTCGTCGGCCGGAAAGAGCATTGCCGAGGTGTTGAAGCGCAAGGGCGTCACCGACCGCGCGGTCATCGCGATGGACGTGGACTCGGACACGCTCAATCTGATCAAAGATGGGAGTATCGAAGCCACCATCTCGCAGAAGCCCTACACGATGGGATATGTCGGTCTGAAGGCGCTGGATGAGATCCACCACTACCTGCCGAAGCCGTTCCACAACAACTACAGTGTCGATTCCTTTTCTCCGTATCCGGTATTTATAGATACTGGCACGGCGATCGTGGACAAGGTAAACGTGGATATCTATGCTGGGTCCGCGGCTGCGGTGGAAAACAAGTAG
- a CDS encoding tetratricopeptide repeat protein, translating to MVVVAEALSLGRQARKEKNLSAAREHYSAAARVCREENDELAYAHTIRHIADTYLEEANLDEAKPLYEEALEIYRSNLNTKLLDLANTVRPYALLNEIAGGFDRAREFWQEARNLYGSLRIEAGVEECESRLEKLRQV from the coding sequence ATGGTGGTTGTTGCCGAAGCCCTCTCCCTGGGTCGCCAGGCCCGCAAGGAGAAGAATCTCTCTGCCGCGCGGGAACACTATTCCGCGGCGGCGAGAGTGTGTCGAGAAGAAAACGATGAACTCGCGTACGCGCATACCATCCGTCATATCGCCGATACCTATCTGGAGGAAGCGAATCTCGATGAGGCGAAGCCTCTCTATGAAGAGGCTCTCGAGATTTATCGGAGCAACCTGAATACGAAGCTGCTTGATCTTGCCAATACTGTGAGGCCGTACGCGCTGCTGAACGAAATAGCGGGTGGGTTCGACCGTGCCAGAGAGTTCTGGCAGGAGGCGAGGAATCTGTATGGTTCGCTCCGAATCGAAGCGGGTGTCGAGGAGTGCGAGTCCCGGCTGGAGAAGCTGCGGCAGGTGTGA
- a CDS encoding exodeoxyribonuclease VII small subunit: MAKFEENLTALETVVERLERGDLSLEDSVKLFEQGVALSAACKVELDAAEGKIQILLDRDGQKGATADVAVEDSPLLDEEDEE; encoded by the coding sequence ATGGCGAAGTTTGAAGAGAATCTGACCGCACTGGAGACGGTGGTGGAGCGCCTGGAGCGCGGCGATCTGTCGCTCGAAGACTCGGTGAAGCTGTTTGAGCAGGGTGTGGCCCTCTCCGCGGCGTGCAAGGTGGAACTGGACGCGGCGGAAGGGAAGATTCAGATCCTGCTGGACCGGGATGGGCAGAAGGGGGCGACCGCGGATGTCGCGGTCGAGGATAGTCCATTGCTCGACGAGGAAGACGAAGAATAG